A single Tenacibaculum sp. 190524A02b DNA region contains:
- a CDS encoding metallophosphoesterase family protein, whose protein sequence is MKINILILMLALSTISCSTSKKKKPKKLNKKEKILKKQDSILYSFVFLGCNRVDRHQVGDTTATNASTANLSAMKRIWTEVSSLERKPDLFFFLGDMVLAESTTENLENQLIAWNELYNNTKFSPISKAGIEMVAIPGNHEMLYWHDYNIPKHDEWPLKGATQIWMKHMAKYMPQDRDYIKGNDSINNQMTFAFKRKNIGFVLMNTDTYNAPTKENPYGLEGQIPTQWIIDKVTAYKNNPAIDHVFVLGHKPYYVSGKPETGHKGIPEGPVLWPKLKENKVVAMLSAHVHDYQRMQPDNKGTYQIIAGNSGSPGEATFFGYSKIDILVSGNVKLTAMGYDVGNPYYKAVPNNPSTVRDETILSWSANANPYQNKK, encoded by the coding sequence ATGAAAATCAATATTTTAATCCTAATGTTAGCGTTGAGTACTATAAGTTGTAGTACAAGCAAAAAGAAAAAACCTAAAAAACTAAATAAGAAAGAGAAAATACTTAAAAAACAGGATTCTATTTTGTATAGCTTTGTTTTTTTAGGATGTAATAGGGTAGATAGACATCAAGTAGGCGATACTACAGCAACAAACGCTTCCACAGCTAATTTATCTGCAATGAAACGAATTTGGACTGAAGTATCTTCTTTAGAAAGAAAGCCTGATTTATTTTTCTTTTTAGGTGATATGGTATTAGCTGAATCAACTACAGAGAATTTAGAAAATCAATTAATAGCATGGAATGAGCTCTATAATAATACAAAGTTTAGCCCAATAAGTAAGGCAGGAATAGAAATGGTGGCAATACCAGGTAACCATGAGATGTTATATTGGCATGATTATAATATACCTAAGCATGATGAATGGCCTTTAAAAGGAGCTACTCAAATTTGGATGAAGCATATGGCAAAGTATATGCCTCAAGATAGAGATTATATTAAAGGAAATGATAGTATTAACAATCAAATGACATTTGCTTTTAAGCGTAAAAACATTGGTTTTGTATTGATGAACACAGATACGTATAATGCGCCTACTAAAGAGAACCCATACGGTTTAGAAGGACAAATACCTACGCAATGGATTATTGATAAAGTAACAGCTTATAAAAATAACCCAGCAATAGACCATGTTTTTGTTTTAGGCCATAAACCATATTATGTAAGTGGTAAACCAGAAACAGGACATAAAGGTATTCCAGAAGGGCCAGTTTTATGGCCTAAGTTAAAAGAGAATAAAGTAGTTGCTATGTTATCTGCTCATGTGCATGATTATCAACGCATGCAACCAGATAATAAAGGAACTTACCAAATTATTGCAGGGAATAGTGGAAGCCCTGGCGAAGCAACTTTTTTTGGGTATTCTAAAATTGATATTTTAGTATCTGGCAACGTAAAGTTAACAGCTATGGGCTATGATGTAGGAAATCCATATTACAAAGCAGTACCTAATAATCCTTCAACTGTGAGAGATGAAACAATTTTATCATGGTCAGCGAATGCAAATCCTTATCAAAATAAAAAATAG